In one Pseudomonas sp. MM211 genomic region, the following are encoded:
- a CDS encoding CBS domain-containing protein: protein MLKSVKVRDYMTRHLVTFHADTDLFTAINQLLEHRISGAPVVDGQGRLVGLLSEGDCLRGILQGAYYESTGGTISSYMTTNVETTSPEADIIDVAERFLKGRRRRFPVVEGGKLVGQISRHDVLLAVKEFAQHEQGHPRG, encoded by the coding sequence ATGCTCAAGTCCGTAAAAGTGCGTGATTACATGACCCGTCACTTGGTCACTTTCCATGCCGACACCGATCTGTTCACGGCCATCAACCAATTGCTGGAGCACCGTATTTCCGGGGCGCCAGTGGTCGATGGTCAGGGTCGTCTGGTTGGCTTGTTGTCGGAGGGCGACTGCCTGCGCGGCATTCTTCAGGGGGCTTACTACGAGTCGACTGGCGGCACCATCAGTTCCTACATGACCACCAACGTCGAAACCACCTCGCCGGAAGCCGACATCATCGATGTGGCCGAGCGTTTCCTGAAAGGTCGTCGCCGACGTTTTCCGGTCGTGGAAGGTGGCAAGCTGGTCGGTCAGATCAGTCGTCATGATGTGCTGCTGGCGGTGAAGGAGTTCGCTCAGCATGAACAGGGCCATCCGCGCGGCTGA
- the sbcB gene encoding exodeoxyribonuclease I — translation MPSSLFWYDYETTGIDPRRDRPLQVAGIRTDEQLNEIEAPLNLYCQPSDDILPHPAACMITGIGPDRLASDGLSEAEFMTRVHAEMARPGTCGVGYNSLRFDDEVTRYSLYRNFFDPYAREWQGGNSRWDLIDMMRTAYALRPEGIEWPRDEAGVSLKLERLTAANGIEHGQAHDALSDVRATIALARLVRERQPKLYEYLYGLRSKQRVLDQIRLLQPLVHVSGRFAGARHYLGIVLPLAWHPRNRNALIVCDLHLDSTPLLNEDGETLRRRLYTRRDELAEGQLPVPLKLIHINRCPVVAPLSVLRPEDCQRLQLDKTDYVARAQHLIDCQSEWQDKLSQVYEEENFAAGIDPEQQLYDGFIGDRDRRLCEQVRNCDPQQLGTQRWPFDDHRLPELLFRYRARNFPMTLNDEERRRWHKFCQQRLSQSEFGAPNTLASFETEMMQYLTTATDAQRVILQGWREYAERLRQRYTL, via the coding sequence GTGCCTTCGAGCCTGTTCTGGTACGACTACGAAACCACCGGTATCGACCCACGCCGTGATCGGCCTCTCCAGGTCGCGGGTATCCGCACCGATGAGCAGCTCAACGAAATCGAAGCGCCGCTCAACCTCTACTGTCAGCCTAGCGACGACATCCTGCCGCATCCCGCCGCTTGCATGATTACCGGTATCGGCCCGGATCGATTGGCCAGTGACGGGCTAAGCGAAGCCGAATTCATGACCCGCGTGCATGCCGAAATGGCACGCCCTGGCACCTGCGGCGTGGGCTATAACAGCCTGCGTTTCGATGACGAGGTAACGCGCTACAGCCTGTATCGCAACTTCTTCGACCCCTATGCGCGGGAGTGGCAGGGCGGCAACAGCCGCTGGGATCTGATAGACATGATGCGAACCGCCTACGCATTGCGCCCGGAGGGCATCGAGTGGCCGCGCGACGAGGCGGGTGTCAGCCTCAAGCTTGAGCGGCTGACCGCCGCCAACGGCATCGAACATGGCCAGGCCCACGATGCGTTGTCCGATGTACGCGCGACTATTGCGCTGGCGCGCCTGGTGCGTGAGCGCCAGCCGAAACTCTACGAGTATCTCTATGGATTGCGTAGCAAGCAGCGGGTGCTCGATCAGATACGCCTGTTGCAGCCGCTGGTGCACGTGTCCGGGCGCTTTGCCGGGGCACGTCATTATCTAGGAATCGTGCTACCGCTGGCCTGGCATCCGCGTAACCGCAATGCACTGATCGTCTGCGACCTGCACCTCGATAGCACGCCGCTACTCAATGAAGATGGCGAAACGCTGCGTCGCCGGCTGTACACCCGCCGTGACGAGCTGGCCGAGGGGCAACTGCCGGTGCCACTCAAGCTTATCCATATCAACCGTTGCCCGGTGGTTGCTCCCTTGAGTGTGCTACGCCCAGAGGATTGCCAGCGGCTGCAATTGGATAAAACCGATTACGTAGCCCGTGCACAGCATCTGATCGATTGTCAGTCCGAGTGGCAGGACAAATTGTCGCAGGTCTATGAGGAAGAAAATTTTGCCGCCGGGATTGATCCGGAACAGCAGTTGTATGACGGCTTTATCGGAGATCGGGATCGACGACTTTGTGAACAAGTACGCAATTGCGATCCACAACAGCTAGGAACTCAGCGCTGGCCTTTCGATGATCATCGCTTACCTGAATTGCTGTTCCGTTATCGGGCCCGCAACTTTCCCATGACCTTGAATGATGAGGAACGGCGGCGCTGGCACAAATTCTGTCAGCAGCGCCTGAGCCAGTCTGAGTTCGGGGCACCTAATACGCTGGCGAGTTTCGAGACGGAAATGATGCAGTACCTGACCACCGCGACAGATGCTCAGCGAGTGATATTGCAGGGGTGGAGAGAGTATGCCGAGCGTTTGCGTCAGCGTTACACGCTGTAA
- a CDS encoding helicase HerA-like domain-containing protein, translated as MSLSQQFVLGAGGDGQAVGQSLRLANRHGLIAGATGTGKTVTLQRLIENFSDAGVAVFAADVKGDLCGLGAAGAPQGKIAERIASMPWLAHSPKAYPVSLWDVHGQSGHPLRTTLSEMGPLLLGALLELTDSQQAALYAAFKVADREGLLLLDLKDLKALLTHLREQPQVLGADSALFTNTSAQALLRRLASLEQQGGDALFGEPALQLEDILQPDRDGRGRIHLLDASRLVHEAPKVYATFLLWLLAELFEQLPERGDADKPILALFFDEAHLLFADTPKALQARLEQVVRLIRSKGVGVYFVTQSPGDLPDDVLAQLGLRIQHGLRAFTTREQKALRAVADGFRPNPAFDCLSVLTELGIGEALVGTLEDKGTPAMVQRVAIAPPQSRIGPLEAGERADLIRQSPQAGRYDKAFDRESAYEILTARATQASEQVQAGKAPPSTVSVAGEFLGGLAGQAMKSAMRQVANQLGRQLVRGVLGSLLGGKSTSKRR; from the coding sequence ATGTCTTTGAGTCAGCAATTCGTTTTGGGCGCTGGTGGCGATGGCCAAGCGGTTGGCCAATCACTGCGTCTTGCCAATCGTCACGGTCTCATCGCCGGTGCCACGGGAACCGGTAAGACCGTAACCTTGCAGCGCCTGATCGAGAACTTCAGCGATGCCGGCGTGGCCGTGTTCGCTGCCGATGTAAAGGGCGACCTTTGTGGGCTCGGCGCTGCAGGGGCGCCGCAGGGCAAGATAGCCGAACGTATCGCCAGCATGCCCTGGCTGGCGCACAGCCCCAAGGCCTATCCAGTCAGCCTGTGGGATGTGCACGGGCAAAGCGGCCATCCGCTGCGTACCACCTTGAGTGAAATGGGCCCGCTGCTGCTCGGCGCGTTGCTGGAACTTACCGACAGTCAGCAGGCGGCGCTGTATGCGGCGTTCAAGGTGGCCGACCGTGAAGGCCTGTTGCTGCTCGACCTGAAGGATCTCAAGGCTTTGCTGACCCATCTCAGGGAGCAGCCGCAGGTGCTGGGCGCCGACAGCGCGTTGTTCACCAATACTTCCGCGCAGGCGCTGCTGCGCCGTCTGGCTAGCCTGGAACAACAGGGCGGCGATGCGCTCTTCGGCGAACCGGCGCTGCAGCTCGAAGACATCCTGCAGCCTGATCGAGACGGTCGCGGGCGTATTCACCTGCTCGATGCCAGTCGCCTGGTTCACGAAGCGCCCAAGGTCTATGCGACCTTTCTGCTGTGGCTGCTGGCCGAGTTGTTCGAGCAGTTGCCCGAGCGCGGTGATGCGGACAAACCGATTCTGGCGCTGTTTTTCGACGAGGCCCATCTGCTTTTCGCCGATACGCCGAAGGCTTTGCAGGCGCGGCTGGAGCAGGTCGTGCGGCTGATTCGTTCCAAGGGCGTGGGCGTGTATTTCGTCACCCAGTCGCCGGGAGATCTGCCGGACGATGTGCTGGCGCAACTGGGTTTGCGTATCCAGCACGGCCTGCGGGCGTTCACCACGCGGGAGCAGAAGGCGCTGCGCGCGGTGGCTGACGGGTTCCGGCCCAATCCGGCGTTCGACTGCCTGTCGGTGCTGACCGAGTTGGGGATCGGTGAGGCGCTGGTGGGTACGCTGGAGGACAAAGGCACGCCGGCGATGGTGCAGCGTGTCGCCATCGCCCCGCCGCAATCGCGTATCGGGCCGCTGGAGGCAGGCGAGCGCGCAGACCTGATTCGCCAGTCGCCGCAGGCGGGGCGCTACGACAAGGCATTCGACCGGGAGTCGGCCTACGAGATCCTGACCGCCCGTGCGACCCAGGCGAGCGAACAGGTTCAGGCGGGCAAGGCGCCGCCGTCCACGGTCAGCGTGGCTGGCGAGTTCCTCGGCGGGTTGGCTGGTCAGGCAATGAAAAGCGCCATGCGCCAAGTCGCCAATCAACTCGGTCGGCAACTGGTTCGCGGTGTGCTGGGGTCTTTGCTGGGTGGCAAGTCGACGTCGAAGCGACGCTGA
- the purU gene encoding formyltetrahydrofolate deformylase codes for MRTFRLVIACPDRTGIVAKVSNFLATYNGWITEASHHSDTQSGWFFMRHEIRADSLPFDLDGFNQAFSPIAREFSMEWRITDSAQKKRVVLMASRESHCLADLLHRWHSNELDCDIPCVISNHDDLRSMVEWHGIPFIHVPVDPQNKQPAFDEVARLVEENRADAIVLARYMQILPPKLCQDYAQRVINIHHSFLPSFVGAKPYHQASLRGVKLIGATSHYVTEELDAGPIIEQDVVRVSHRESIEEMVRLGKDVEKMVLSRGLRYHLEDRVLVHNNKTVVFD; via the coding sequence ATGCGCACTTTTCGGCTGGTCATCGCCTGCCCTGACCGTACCGGCATCGTTGCCAAGGTCAGTAACTTTCTGGCGACTTACAACGGCTGGATCACCGAGGCGAGCCACCACTCGGACACGCAGAGCGGCTGGTTCTTCATGCGTCATGAAATTCGCGCTGATTCGTTGCCCTTCGATCTCGATGGCTTCAATCAGGCGTTCTCGCCGATCGCTCGGGAATTCTCCATGGAGTGGCGGATCACCGATTCGGCGCAGAAAAAGCGCGTGGTGCTGATGGCCAGCCGCGAGTCCCACTGCCTGGCCGACCTGCTGCATCGCTGGCACAGCAACGAACTCGACTGTGACATTCCCTGCGTGATCTCCAACCATGACGACCTGCGCAGCATGGTCGAGTGGCACGGCATTCCGTTCATTCATGTGCCGGTGGACCCGCAGAACAAGCAGCCGGCCTTCGATGAGGTCGCGCGCCTGGTTGAAGAAAACCGTGCCGATGCCATCGTGCTGGCCCGCTACATGCAAATCCTGCCGCCCAAATTGTGTCAGGACTATGCACAGCGGGTGATCAACATTCACCACAGCTTCCTGCCGTCGTTCGTAGGTGCCAAGCCTTACCACCAGGCCTCGCTACGAGGCGTCAAGCTGATTGGCGCGACGTCCCACTATGTGACCGAAGAGCTGGATGCCGGCCCGATCATCGAACAGGACGTGGTGCGCGTCAGCCATCGCGAGAGCATCGAAGAGATGGTGCGCCTCGGCAAGGACGTGGAAAAGATGGTGCTTTCCCGCGGTCTGCGCTATCACTTGGAAGATCGGGTACTGGTACACAACAACAAGACCGTTGTGTTCGACTGA
- the mvaT gene encoding histone-like nucleoid-structuring protein MvaT, protein MSLITEYRSLEENIKELQERLKNLSQDDKLKKELEFEGKLRTLMGEYQKSLRDIIALLDPDAKAGKTTRNAKAATTGTKRARKVKQYKNPNTGEVIETKGGNHKTLKEWKAKWGADVVESWVTLLG, encoded by the coding sequence ATGTCCCTGATCACTGAATACCGCAGCCTTGAAGAAAACATCAAAGAACTGCAAGAACGCCTGAAGAATCTGTCGCAAGACGACAAACTGAAGAAAGAACTGGAATTCGAAGGCAAGCTGCGCACCTTGATGGGCGAATACCAGAAATCGCTGCGCGACATCATCGCGCTGCTGGATCCGGATGCCAAAGCTGGCAAAACTACGCGTAATGCCAAAGCTGCAACAACTGGCACCAAGCGTGCTCGTAAAGTTAAGCAGTACAAAAATCCGAATACCGGCGAAGTCATCGAAACCAAAGGTGGCAACCACAAGACTCTGAAAGAGTGGAAAGCCAAGTGGGGCGCTGACGTCGTTGAAAGCTGGGTCACCCTGCTGGGCTGA
- a CDS encoding methyl-accepting chemotaxis protein, with protein MTRNLQFSHKILLAATLVVTVAFALFSLYNDSRQRNSIQQALQNNLSQASNAAAGNIESWLSGRILLVESLAQNLELAIAEGNLQEVISRPVYKSAFLSTYIGLESDGRFLSSPPTQMAAGYDPRTRPWYKDTAQANRTILTAPYVDQITNSLVISPIAPVRGPDGKAFGMTGGDVSLETLVKIINSIELGDLGYAFLVSKDGTVLVHPQADLVMKNLRDLYPNTSIGLDSKLTEVAQDGQDRLLTFAPVKGLPDVQWYVGLSIDKNLAYAELNEFRLSAAVATLIAVALIIALLSVLIRVLMQPLTTMGKAMEDIARGEGDLTKRLAIQSNDEFGALASSFNRFVERIHASIREVSSATAQVNEVAKLVVNASNSSIVNSDEQASRTNSVAAAINELGAAAQEIARNAADASNQASDARLQAEDGGKVVQQAIKSMTELSTKVIDARAKIEMLNGKTVDIGQILEVIKSISQQTNLLALNAAIEAARAGEAGRGFAVVADEVRNLAHRTQESAQEIEKMIEELQIGSRESVTTMTESQRYSEESVAVANQAGERLGSVTTRIGEIDGMNQSVATATEEQTSVIEALNMDITEINTLNQEGVENLQATLRACADLEQQAARLTHLVGSFRI; from the coding sequence ATGACGAGAAACCTGCAGTTCAGCCACAAGATTCTGCTGGCCGCCACCCTGGTGGTCACGGTCGCCTTTGCCTTGTTCAGCCTTTATAACGACAGCCGCCAGCGTAACAGCATCCAGCAGGCACTCCAGAACAACCTGAGCCAGGCCAGTAACGCTGCGGCAGGCAACATCGAAAGCTGGCTGTCGGGGCGTATTCTGCTGGTCGAGAGTCTTGCCCAGAATCTGGAGTTGGCGATTGCCGAAGGCAACCTGCAGGAGGTCATCTCCCGTCCGGTGTACAAGAGCGCGTTTCTCTCCACGTATATTGGCCTGGAAAGTGATGGACGCTTCCTTTCCAGCCCGCCCACGCAGATGGCCGCCGGCTACGACCCGCGTACACGTCCCTGGTACAAGGACACCGCCCAGGCCAACCGCACGATTCTCACCGCCCCCTACGTCGACCAGATCACCAACTCGCTGGTGATTTCGCCAATCGCGCCAGTCCGCGGCCCGGATGGCAAAGCGTTCGGCATGACCGGCGGCGATGTCAGCCTGGAGACGTTGGTGAAAATCATCAATTCCATCGAGCTGGGTGATCTCGGTTACGCCTTCCTGGTCAGCAAGGACGGCACCGTCTTGGTTCACCCCCAGGCCGACCTGGTGATGAAGAACCTGCGCGACCTTTACCCCAACACCAGCATCGGCCTCGACAGCAAGCTGACCGAGGTTGCACAGGATGGCCAGGATCGGCTGCTGACCTTCGCCCCGGTCAAGGGTCTGCCCGATGTGCAGTGGTATGTCGGCTTGTCCATCGACAAGAACCTGGCCTACGCGGAGCTCAATGAATTCCGCCTGTCGGCGGCCGTCGCCACGCTGATTGCAGTGGCATTGATCATCGCATTGCTCAGCGTGCTGATCCGTGTGCTGATGCAGCCGCTGACCACCATGGGCAAGGCCATGGAAGATATCGCCCGCGGCGAAGGTGACCTGACCAAACGTCTGGCCATTCAGTCCAACGACGAATTCGGCGCCCTGGCCAGCTCGTTCAACCGCTTCGTCGAACGTATCCACGCGTCCATTCGTGAGGTGTCCTCGGCCACCGCCCAGGTCAACGAAGTCGCCAAACTGGTGGTCAATGCGTCCAACTCGTCCATCGTCAATTCGGACGAACAGGCCAGCCGCACCAACAGCGTCGCGGCGGCGATCAACGAGCTTGGCGCCGCCGCCCAGGAGATCGCCCGTAACGCTGCGGATGCTTCCAATCAAGCGTCGGACGCCCGCCTGCAGGCCGAGGATGGCGGCAAGGTGGTGCAACAGGCGATCAAATCCATGACCGAGCTGTCGACCAAGGTCATCGACGCCCGCGCCAAGATCGAGATGCTCAACGGCAAGACCGTCGACATCGGGCAGATTCTCGAAGTGATCAAGAGCATCTCCCAGCAGACCAACCTGCTCGCCCTCAACGCCGCCATCGAAGCGGCACGCGCCGGTGAAGCGGGTCGCGGTTTCGCCGTGGTTGCCGACGAGGTGCGCAACCTCGCCCACCGTACCCAGGAGTCGGCGCAGGAAATCGAGAAGATGATCGAGGAACTGCAGATCGGTTCCCGCGAATCGGTCACCACCATGACCGAGAGCCAGCGCTACAGCGAGGAAAGCGTGGCGGTCGCCAACCAGGCAGGCGAGCGACTGGGCAGCGTCACCACGCGGATTGGTGAGATCGACGGCATGAACCAGTCGGTGGCGACCGCCACGGAAGAGCAGACCTCGGTGATCGAGGCATTGAACATGGACATCACCGAAATCAACACCCTCAATCAGGAAGGCGTGGAAAACCTCCAGGCCACCCTGCGCGCCTGCGCGGATCTGGAGCAACAGGCAGCTCGCCTGACCCACCTGGTCGGCAGCTTCCGCATCTGA
- a CDS encoding aldose 1-epimerase translates to MPLDTLHLQDRFTRLTLAPRTGGSIANWTVKDGGQPLLRHSDEQALQAGTPRQLGCYPLAPWSNRITDGGFDNPQGWLALEANADNSPLPIHGSAWQQPWQVVEHSEDSALLRLESQTPFAYIAEQHIRLHEGRLDIHLQVTHMADAPMWHGLGLHPYFPRTPATRLQARAGQVWNCDANSLPTQLSELPEHWDFNDEHDLPAQHTDNAFVDWNGQARILQPDAGYSLEISATGSDLYLLFCPEQKPFFCFEPVSHPVNAHHLPGRPGLVLLDKGQSHSLTFSLQYRTLA, encoded by the coding sequence ATGCCGCTCGACACATTGCATCTGCAGGATCGCTTCACACGCCTCACTCTGGCTCCTCGAACCGGTGGCAGCATCGCCAACTGGACGGTCAAGGACGGGGGGCAGCCCTTGCTACGCCATAGCGACGAACAAGCCCTGCAGGCCGGCACCCCTCGCCAGCTTGGCTGCTACCCGCTGGCGCCATGGTCGAACCGCATTACCGATGGCGGCTTCGACAATCCGCAAGGCTGGCTCGCGCTGGAGGCCAATGCCGACAACTCGCCACTGCCGATCCACGGCAGCGCCTGGCAGCAGCCCTGGCAAGTAGTGGAGCACAGTGAAGATTCGGCACTGCTGCGCCTGGAAAGCCAGACACCGTTCGCCTATATCGCAGAGCAGCACATCCGTCTGCACGAAGGCCGCCTGGACATCCACCTGCAAGTCACTCACATGGCCGACGCGCCAATGTGGCACGGCCTGGGGCTGCATCCGTATTTCCCGCGTACGCCCGCTACCCGCCTGCAGGCGCGTGCCGGGCAGGTCTGGAATTGCGACGCGAACAGCCTGCCGACGCAATTGAGCGAACTGCCGGAACATTGGGACTTCAACGACGAGCATGATCTGCCGGCCCAACATACCGACAACGCCTTTGTCGACTGGAACGGCCAGGCTCGCATCCTGCAGCCCGACGCCGGCTACAGCCTGGAGATCAGCGCCACGGGCAGCGATCTGTATCTACTGTTCTGCCCGGAGCAAAAGCCGTTCTTCTGCTTCGAGCCAGTCAGCCACCCGGTCAACGCTCATCACCTGCCAGGCAGGCCCGGACTGGTGCTGCTGGACAAGGGGCAGAGCCACAGCCTGACGTTCAGCCTGCAGTACCGAACGCTAGCTTGA